One genomic window of Candidatus Eisenbacteria bacterium includes the following:
- a CDS encoding C10 family peptidase: MVEQNGSWAGSENPGIVDAQDIVVDGVVLARCYSIAPMGYIIVPILKEMMPIKAYSMDSHFDVHQTVGFPQLLKERLHIYTKTFSDKYGNLEAIQPLSGDIVFNPAQKERWAQCSADPALFLNTLATDGSSSRSTVGPLLSTVWHQGSPYNNLCPDGDGGRCIVGCVSTAVSQVMKYFEWPPSGIGDHSYYWPGDTSCGGSTPGETLYADFSDPYAWENMPNGCFPICGEIAQDALAELCYEVAVAFNMNFGNCGSGAYTSEAITIMPGYFLYDNSINQQYRGSYTAEAWFEMIKYEINNGRPMLYSFNSGTSGHAVVCDGWLDELGFSQYHINYGWGDEHTAWYTVDDIFGATGGERIIRNISPEPISVTLSADGLGDYPTIQEAVSDLYGGCIIELADGVYSGDGNRDIVLAGKSLTIRSQSGDPAACIIDCEGTVENPHRGLVLSMGEDSECVIENITITNGYDGSGGGGVSIDGIATPVLSGCVFSNNTSSWGGAVYVNNGANPTFNNCRFTQNSATNSGGALRIRNSDASLNYCVFDGNSTDGKGGALECRSSSPDISYCTFLQNSAVSDGGGIHLLTSSSPVITNTIIALGTAGNAVHCADTGSVPTFSCCDIFSNAGGPGAAGSWIGTNNNIALEPLFCDMAGGDFQQCADSPCASGQSPCGMQIGAYDVGCSSCGAGADVEPISLPNRLTLSPCAPNPFGTLTEITYSLPDGAGLHQMVLSIYGPSGRLVRTLINSKRSAGIYHVSWDGTDQTGKPVANGVYFYQLRWNDRSETRRVLLIK, translated from the coding sequence ATGGTTGAACAGAATGGAAGCTGGGCGGGTTCCGAAAATCCGGGTATCGTGGATGCTCAGGATATTGTCGTTGATGGAGTGGTGCTGGCCCGCTGTTACTCAATCGCACCTATGGGCTATATCATTGTTCCAATTCTCAAAGAAATGATGCCGATCAAAGCTTATTCCATGGACAGCCATTTTGACGTGCATCAGACGGTTGGATTCCCTCAACTCCTAAAAGAGCGTCTTCACATTTACACAAAGACATTTTCTGATAAATATGGAAATCTCGAAGCGATTCAGCCGCTTTCGGGGGATATCGTTTTTAATCCCGCGCAGAAGGAGCGGTGGGCTCAATGCTCAGCAGATCCGGCGCTCTTTCTCAATACTTTGGCCACAGATGGCTCCAGTTCAAGAAGCACAGTGGGTCCGCTGCTATCAACGGTTTGGCATCAGGGATCACCCTATAATAACTTGTGTCCTGATGGTGACGGCGGGCGATGTATTGTTGGATGTGTCTCCACTGCAGTCTCCCAAGTTATGAAATATTTTGAATGGCCTCCTTCCGGTATCGGCGATCACTCCTACTATTGGCCCGGTGATACATCCTGTGGTGGATCAACACCCGGTGAAACGCTCTATGCGGACTTCTCTGATCCGTATGCATGGGAGAATATGCCCAATGGTTGTTTTCCCATCTGCGGGGAGATAGCCCAAGATGCCTTGGCCGAGCTTTGCTACGAAGTCGCTGTCGCTTTTAATATGAACTTTGGGAATTGCGGATCCGGAGCCTATACGAGTGAAGCCATCACGATTATGCCGGGCTACTTTCTCTATGATAATTCAATCAATCAGCAATATCGGGGATCTTACACAGCGGAAGCCTGGTTTGAAATGATTAAGTATGAGATCAACAACGGGCGGCCCATGCTCTATAGCTTCAATTCAGGGACGAGCGGCCATGCCGTCGTTTGCGATGGCTGGTTGGATGAGCTTGGTTTCAGTCAGTATCATATCAATTACGGGTGGGGGGATGAACATACCGCCTGGTACACGGTTGATGATATCTTCGGCGCAACCGGAGGTGAAAGAATTATCCGGAATATCTCTCCTGAACCCATATCTGTGACACTTTCGGCCGATGGTCTCGGTGACTATCCGACAATCCAGGAAGCTGTTTCCGATCTCTACGGCGGCTGCATTATTGAGCTCGCGGACGGCGTCTATTCCGGCGACGGAAACAGAGATATTGTCCTTGCCGGGAAGAGCCTTACGATCCGGTCCCAGAGTGGAGACCCCGCGGCTTGTATCATCGATTGCGAAGGCACCGTGGAAAACCCGCATCGGGGTCTTGTCCTCAGTATGGGTGAGGATTCCGAATGCGTTATTGAAAATATAACAATCACAAACGGATATGATGGCAGCGGGGGCGGCGGGGTCAGCATTGATGGTATCGCCACACCTGTTTTGTCGGGGTGTGTTTTCTCGAATAACACGAGTTCTTGGGGCGGGGCTGTATATGTTAACAACGGCGCCAATCCGACATTCAATAACTGCCGCTTCACGCAGAATTCCGCTACCAACAGCGGTGGAGCGCTTCGCATTAGAAACTCAGATGCATCATTAAATTATTGTGTCTTTGACGGGAACTCCACAGACGGCAAAGGCGGCGCTCTCGAATGCCGGAGCTCCTCTCCTGATATCAGCTACTGCACATTTTTGCAAAATTCCGCAGTATCCGACGGCGGCGGCATCCACCTTTTGACATCCTCGTCACCGGTCATCACCAACACAATCATTGCATTGGGAACGGCCGGAAATGCTGTGCACTGTGCAGATACAGGTTCTGTTCCCACCTTCAGCTGTTGCGATATTTTTAGCAATGCCGGCGGTCCCGGTGCTGCGGGTTCCTGGATCGGAACAAACAACAATATCGCCCTGGAACCCCTCTTCTGCGATATGGCCGGCGGGGATTTTCAACAGTGCGCTGATTCCCCTTGCGCATCGGGCCAAAGCCCGTGCGGGATGCAGATCGGGGCTTATGATGTGGGATGCTCTTCATGCGGCGCAGGGGCCGATGTTGAGCCGATCTCACTTCCCAATAGACTCACCTTGTCCCCCTGCGCGCCCAATCCCTTCGGCACTCTTACAGAGATCACCTACTCATTGCCGGATGGCGCCGGCCTGCATCAGATGGTCCTGAGCATCTATGGTCCCTCTGGGCGTCTGGTCCGGACACTGATCAATTCCAAACGTTCTGCAGGCATTTATCATGTCTCCTGGGACGGCACAGATCAAACGGGGAAGCCGGTCGCAAATGGCGTTTATTTCTATCAATTGCGATGGAATGATAGGAGTGAAACGCGGCGGGTGCTCCTCATCAAATAA
- a CDS encoding right-handed parallel beta-helix repeat-containing protein, whose protein sequence is MKVQVVHTICVALLIFAMTFPVSATIYTISPDGLGDYATIQEAIDAAADEDTIFLTDGIFMGEGNRDIVYLGKGITVASQSGSAESCILDCESTETEPHCGCLFFAEDLSAVLSGITIRNGWGALDDEGGGIKCADGATPSINFCIFTENQNSAVFCESQSHPVFTECLFTQNQGIRGGGVYIRGANGTFNDCEFIGNTSTSGGGVYGHAADPSFTRCLFEENIAEIGGAAGFIYGGGGHFVDCTFLQNEAHQSSALDGHGMIHTSFEGCLFLGNSNESWGMISMTKSSDMRFTNCTFWDNEAPGAVLFFEEQQAYLDNTIIAFNRMGTAVTGEGTATLNCCDIYGNEGGDWVGGIAWQYGINGNISSDPIFCDPEIADLHIRADSHCAPFSPPNEECDLIGALPVGCYPPTATGSASGITTWGRIKAVYQE, encoded by the coding sequence ATGAAAGTTCAGGTGGTGCACACTATCTGTGTCGCTCTTTTGATTTTTGCCATGACTTTTCCGGTCTCGGCGACTATCTACACTATCAGCCCGGATGGACTGGGTGATTATGCCACAATCCAAGAAGCCATCGATGCTGCCGCGGATGAGGATACGATATTCCTGACGGATGGCATTTTTATGGGGGAAGGGAATCGGGATATCGTCTATCTCGGAAAAGGTATCACAGTCGCTTCGCAATCCGGGAGCGCCGAATCTTGTATTCTGGACTGTGAAAGCACCGAAACCGAACCACACTGCGGGTGTCTATTCTTTGCGGAAGATTTGAGCGCTGTCCTATCAGGTATTACCATAAGAAACGGCTGGGGCGCCTTAGATGACGAGGGTGGTGGCATCAAGTGCGCCGACGGCGCCACACCCAGCATCAATTTCTGCATTTTCACTGAAAATCAGAATAGCGCGGTATTTTGTGAGAGCCAAAGCCATCCGGTCTTCACGGAGTGTCTCTTTACGCAAAATCAGGGCATTAGGGGTGGTGGGGTCTATATTCGTGGAGCCAATGGAACTTTCAATGACTGTGAGTTCATAGGAAACACCAGCACAAGTGGTGGCGGCGTCTATGGCCATGCCGCGGACCCCAGCTTTACTCGCTGTCTATTCGAAGAAAATATCGCTGAGATCGGAGGGGCCGCCGGTTTTATTTACGGCGGTGGAGGACATTTTGTCGACTGTACATTTTTGCAGAACGAGGCGCATCAAAGTAGCGCCTTGGACGGTCATGGGATGATCCATACGAGCTTTGAGGGGTGTCTGTTTCTGGGGAATTCCAATGAATCTTGGGGCATGATTTCCATGACAAAGAGCTCAGATATGAGATTCACAAATTGTACCTTTTGGGATAATGAAGCGCCCGGCGCCGTTCTCTTCTTCGAGGAGCAACAAGCATACTTGGACAATACGATCATCGCCTTCAATAGAATGGGCACGGCCGTTACCGGGGAGGGAACCGCGACGCTCAACTGCTGCGACATCTACGGGAATGAGGGAGGCGATTGGGTTGGCGGGATAGCCTGGCAATATGGCATTAATGGGAATATTTCTTCTGATCCCATCTTCTGCGATCCTGAGATAGCCGACCTCCATATCCGCGCCGATTCACACTGCGCGCCTTTCTCACCTCCAAATGAGGAATGCGACCTTATCGGCGCCTTGCCCGTCGGCTGCTATCCGCCGACAGCCACCGGATCCGCGAGTGGGATAACGACCTGGGGGCGCATCAAGGCGGTGTATCAGGAATAG
- a CDS encoding ATP-dependent Clp protease proteolytic subunit, with protein sequence MEEEEGKESEASGEESRMIERFLKTRTILACEPISDKLARRMYQGLLLLEDADPDKVITIIVNSPGGDADSGFGIMDMIRFVKCPIRTLVAGLCASAGVLVALAADKDQRFSLPNSRFLLHQPMTATFGQASDLEIASMEILKLRDAYNQVVVEVTGKDLAQVTRDADRDFWMSAQEALEYGLLTRVITSRQELE encoded by the coding sequence ATGGAAGAAGAAGAAGGCAAGGAATCTGAAGCGTCAGGTGAGGAAAGCCGGATGATTGAGCGCTTTCTCAAGACCAGGACTATCCTAGCCTGTGAGCCGATTAGCGATAAACTGGCCCGCCGGATGTACCAGGGCCTGCTCCTACTCGAGGATGCTGATCCCGATAAGGTGATCACCATAATTGTGAACTCGCCGGGAGGGGACGCCGATTCCGGTTTCGGCATTATGGATATGATTCGCTTTGTGAAATGTCCGATCCGGACGCTGGTCGCTGGTCTGTGCGCAAGTGCCGGCGTTCTGGTGGCGCTTGCCGCGGATAAAGACCAGCGGTTCTCACTCCCCAATTCCCGATTCTTATTGCACCAGCCGATGACGGCAACTTTTGGGCAGGCTTCTGATTTAGAGATCGCTTCGATGGAGATCCTCAAGCTTCGGGATGCCTATAATCAGGTCGTTGTTGAGGTGACGGGGAAAGATCTCGCGCAGGTCACACGGGACGCCGATCGTGATTTCTGGATGTCAGCCCAAGAGGCTCTGGAGTATGGACTTCTCACACGTGTGATCACGAGTCGGCAGGAATTGGAATAA
- a CDS encoding dCMP deaminase family protein, with protein sequence MRASWDEYFMRIAIQVATRATCDRNRVGAVIVRDRMILSTGYNGSIRGLPHCDEEGHMMENGHCVATVHAEANAIIQAARNGIRIDGGDIYTTASPCWNCFKLIANAGIRRICFGKFYREEKIFDVSQRAGIELIDLSNVIILAQGKQREDSGDSRTPPETPTV encoded by the coding sequence ATGAGAGCTAGTTGGGATGAATACTTCATGCGGATTGCGATACAGGTTGCCACCCGGGCGACCTGTGATCGGAACCGGGTCGGCGCCGTGATCGTCCGGGATCGGATGATTCTCTCGACCGGATACAATGGGAGCATTCGCGGTCTCCCCCACTGCGACGAGGAGGGTCACATGATGGAGAATGGTCATTGCGTAGCCACCGTGCATGCAGAGGCTAATGCCATCATCCAAGCAGCTCGAAACGGCATACGGATAGATGGGGGGGACATCTACACGACTGCCAGCCCCTGCTGGAATTGCTTCAAACTGATCGCCAATGCCGGCATTCGCCGCATCTGTTTCGGCAAATTCTACCGGGAAGAGAAAATCTTTGATGTCAGCCAGCGGGCCGGGATTGAGTTGATTGACCTCTCAAATGTCATAATTCTTGCTCAAGGGAAGCAGCGGGAGGACAGCGGAGACTCCAGGACACCCCCTGAAACGCCGACAGTTTAA
- the trmB gene encoding tRNA (guanosine(46)-N7)-methyltransferase TrmB, with product MHEENHRLERMTSDPLLDLTKHQPPFSWSLLFSNENPVEMEIGSGKGRFVLEASMRWPQTNFLGVEIANRYFQSSMKRIAKRGIKNALFVRTDARNLLTRWIPSQTLQRIHIYFPDPWPKRRQQKRRMLNPPFPEWAARVLIPGGEILIGSDHEGYVERIQEVMGTEPTFERRFWNPLEENWILTNYAVKWAAQGRRLYWFRYRLNVVD from the coding sequence ATGCATGAGGAAAACCACCGCCTGGAGCGTATGACATCCGATCCCCTATTGGATCTTACAAAACACCAGCCACCCTTTTCCTGGTCTCTGCTCTTCTCAAATGAGAATCCTGTGGAGATGGAGATCGGATCGGGCAAGGGCCGTTTTGTTCTGGAGGCGTCGATGCGATGGCCCCAAACAAATTTTCTGGGCGTAGAGATCGCGAACCGCTATTTCCAAAGCTCGATGAAGAGAATCGCCAAAAGAGGTATAAAAAATGCCCTTTTTGTCAGAACAGATGCTCGAAATCTTCTGACACGGTGGATTCCAAGCCAGACTCTCCAGCGGATACATATCTATTTCCCTGATCCGTGGCCCAAGAGACGACAACAGAAGCGAAGGATGCTCAATCCGCCTTTTCCGGAGTGGGCTGCAAGAGTCCTGATACCGGGTGGTGAGATTCTGATCGGATCCGATCACGAGGGATATGTGGAGCGGATTCAGGAGGTCATGGGAACAGAACCCACGTTTGAGCGACGCTTTTGGAATCCACTGGAAGAGAACTGGATCCTTACCAACTATGCCGTGAAATGGGCGGCGCAGGGGCGGCGTCTCTATTGGTTCCGTTACCGGCTGAATGTGGTAGATTAA
- a CDS encoding DUF2225 domain-containing protein codes for MNANPINASKNKNIQPPPYYILSVACPLCGKSSEQILVRPRRVRRAKIENDLFQWVPIWTGTKNSDQFPNVRPFDLGVLHCPACGFTETQQTFRSLDKVKYPNARTLKQILVLKKLIQRDGPLRALVKGINPIDPTLYSAFMIQVAALAIQMLPHPEIRDFTRIGNCAVRIARFHLDRLHYGGPCWETPESVALPAVSPLASAFEKILEDLKPIKEAWSLIPQSYNEALKIAIDAFGVALDRGFPGETSLKRIELSNQRAHLVGETGDHLKAQSLLEDLVIQIDELKENWESETGHPKETMDDLDHTWSLQDQLLKLDHFRKVTTELLKILGKRLSEAA; via the coding sequence ATGAATGCAAATCCAATCAACGCATCCAAGAATAAGAATATCCAACCGCCGCCTTATTATATTCTTTCTGTAGCATGTCCTCTCTGTGGCAAATCATCAGAACAAATCCTGGTTCGACCGCGGCGCGTTCGACGGGCAAAAATAGAAAATGATCTTTTTCAGTGGGTCCCCATTTGGACAGGAACAAAGAATTCTGATCAGTTTCCCAATGTGCGGCCGTTCGATCTGGGAGTGCTTCATTGCCCTGCCTGCGGGTTTACAGAAACCCAACAGACATTCCGTTCATTAGACAAGGTCAAGTATCCAAATGCTCGAACGCTAAAACAGATCCTTGTTTTAAAAAAGCTGATTCAACGAGACGGCCCCCTTCGCGCCTTGGTCAAGGGTATTAACCCCATCGATCCGACCCTTTATTCAGCTTTTATGATTCAGGTTGCGGCATTGGCCATTCAGATGCTGCCGCATCCGGAGATTCGTGATTTTACACGGATTGGGAATTGCGCGGTGCGCATCGCTCGCTTTCATCTCGATCGTCTTCATTATGGGGGGCCCTGCTGGGAAACACCGGAAAGTGTCGCATTGCCGGCCGTATCACCGTTGGCTTCGGCCTTCGAGAAGATCCTAGAAGATTTGAAGCCCATCAAGGAAGCCTGGTCATTGATACCCCAGAGCTATAATGAGGCCCTGAAGATCGCCATCGATGCTTTCGGTGTCGCCCTCGACCGGGGATTTCCGGGCGAAACGTCACTCAAGCGAATTGAACTCTCAAATCAGAGGGCTCACTTGGTTGGTGAAACTGGAGATCATTTGAAAGCTCAATCTCTCCTCGAAGATTTGGTGATTCAGATCGATGAACTCAAGGAGAATTGGGAAAGCGAGACCGGCCATCCTAAAGAGACGATGGATGATTTGGATCATACATGGAGTCTCCAGGATCAATTACTGAAGTTGGATCATTTCAGGAAGGTCACAACAGAATTGCTAAAGATTCTCGGCAAAAGGCTCTCTGAAGCCGCTTGA
- a CDS encoding Mrp/NBP35 family ATP-binding protein, which translates to MTNRDGILQALQGVKFPESETDIVTMGCVKEIKSLEGGFTIILDFVTGKPDTTSVLEERIRKVLDPLDFSYDLKFNVVEMAPPPGGAKTAPASPPVTNEDLLEKIPMKLAVASAKGGVGKSTISVNLALALARLGLKVGLLDADIHGPSIPMMLGIQGQYPKMDGDRLVPLDVYGIKAMSIGLLLDPDAAVIWRGPMMGKALEQLMTDVNWTGVDLLLLDLPPGTGDIQITLTQKTKLNGGIVISTPQDVALADAIRGITMFRKVEVPVLGLVENMSTFICPHCLKETPIFGSGGGRREAERLGVPLLAQIPIDPRIVEGGDTGHPLVVSYPDSPTARVFGALAQMTLEILSSGLKDRKTLS; encoded by the coding sequence ATGACAAACCGAGATGGTATCCTGCAGGCTCTACAAGGCGTCAAGTTTCCCGAAAGCGAAACAGACATTGTAACCATGGGATGTGTCAAAGAGATAAAATCGCTTGAGGGCGGCTTTACAATTATCCTGGATTTCGTGACCGGAAAACCGGATACCACCTCTGTACTGGAAGAAAGAATCCGCAAGGTATTGGATCCACTCGATTTCTCTTATGATCTTAAATTCAATGTTGTTGAGATGGCGCCGCCGCCCGGCGGAGCGAAAACAGCCCCAGCCTCCCCGCCGGTTACGAACGAGGATCTTCTCGAGAAAATCCCCATGAAACTTGCCGTAGCCAGCGCGAAGGGCGGTGTCGGGAAAAGCACCATCAGCGTTAATCTCGCCTTGGCCCTCGCCCGGTTGGGCTTGAAAGTCGGCCTGCTCGATGCTGATATCCACGGGCCCAGTATCCCCATGATGCTGGGGATCCAGGGACAATATCCCAAAATGGACGGGGATCGCTTGGTTCCCCTGGATGTCTATGGCATCAAAGCCATGTCTATCGGGCTCCTTTTGGATCCTGACGCCGCCGTGATCTGGCGCGGACCCATGATGGGCAAGGCCCTTGAGCAGCTCATGACCGATGTTAATTGGACCGGTGTCGATCTCTTGCTCCTCGATCTCCCCCCGGGTACTGGAGATATTCAGATTACTCTTACGCAAAAGACGAAACTGAATGGCGGAATCGTTATATCAACCCCCCAGGATGTTGCCCTCGCCGATGCGATCCGGGGAATTACCATGTTCCGGAAGGTTGAGGTTCCTGTCCTTGGGCTTGTCGAAAATATGAGTACTTTCATCTGTCCTCATTGCCTCAAGGAAACCCCCATTTTCGGCTCCGGCGGCGGCAGGCGGGAGGCGGAACGATTGGGTGTGCCCCTCCTTGCCCAGATTCCGATTGATCCCCGGATTGTCGAAGGTGGGGACACCGGACATCCGCTCGTTGTCAGTTATCCCGATTCCCCAACCGCAAGAGTCTTCGGGGCCTTGGCCCAGATGACACTGGAAATACTCTCATCCGGATTAAAAGATCGGAAAACCCTCAGCTGA
- a CDS encoding NADP-dependent malic enzyme has product MSKSMRDAALKYHAFPVPGKIEVTSTKPCLTQWDLSLAYTPGVAVPCLEIEKDPALAYKYTSRANLVAVVSNGTAVLGLGNIGALAGKPVMEGKGVLFKRFADIDVFDLEVNTENPDEIIKVCKLLEPTFGGINLEDIKAPECFYIEETLKKEMDIPVFHDDQHGTAIISGAGLLNALELAGKDISKVRLVVSGAGAAAIACANLYIRLGVKRENITLVDSKGVVTKERAEGMNPYKAAFAVSGSGPKDLAGAMKDADVFLGLSVKDLVSPKMIQSMAAKPIVFAMANPDPEITYPDAKNARPDIIMATGRSDYPNQVNNVLGFPFVFRGALDCYARSINEEMKVAACHALANLAKEDVPEQVCRAYQSRTFQFGPDYIIPTPFDYRVLLWEASAVAKAAMETGVAQKQLDLDEYKYKLERKLGRRWQVMQKVVVKAKRDPRRIVYPEGTNPTIIRAAHQMLEEGMVKPVLIGSRRMITDTARELGITEDRWEIVDPRKDMRKSQYAKAYLKARQRKGMSTAGADRQMLNPIIFGTMMVQEGDADGIVVGISGNLESTLCPALEIIPLRTGVKKVAGVQLVMTKDRVAFFADTVMTVDPTAEELADIALLAASVAKEFNEEPIVAMLSFSNFGNSRHPTTEKVRRAVEILNERNPNLIVDGEIQADLALMPDKLERLYPFSRLVGSQPNVFVFPDLNSANISYKLIHSLTGAETVGPIIVGPSKPLQMLQPQSETQDILHMTTVAVAEAQEVNKHT; this is encoded by the coding sequence ATGAGCAAATCGATGCGTGATGCAGCCTTGAAATATCATGCCTTTCCTGTGCCGGGAAAGATTGAAGTCACATCAACAAAACCTTGCCTGACCCAGTGGGACTTGTCTTTAGCTTATACCCCCGGCGTCGCCGTGCCCTGTCTTGAAATCGAGAAGGATCCGGCCTTGGCGTATAAATATACAAGCCGCGCCAATCTCGTCGCCGTCGTCAGCAACGGTACGGCTGTTTTGGGATTGGGAAATATCGGCGCCCTGGCCGGAAAGCCGGTCATGGAAGGGAAGGGCGTTCTATTCAAGAGATTTGCCGATATCGACGTCTTTGATCTCGAAGTGAATACCGAGAATCCCGATGAGATTATCAAGGTCTGCAAACTTCTCGAGCCGACATTCGGCGGAATCAATCTCGAGGATATAAAAGCCCCTGAGTGTTTTTACATTGAGGAAACACTGAAGAAAGAGATGGATATCCCCGTCTTCCATGATGATCAGCATGGTACCGCGATCATCTCCGGCGCCGGCTTGCTTAATGCCCTTGAATTGGCCGGGAAAGATATTTCCAAGGTTCGGCTCGTCGTCTCCGGGGCCGGCGCCGCCGCCATCGCCTGCGCCAATCTCTATATTCGTCTCGGCGTCAAACGGGAAAATATCACACTCGTCGATTCCAAGGGTGTGGTTACCAAGGAACGTGCTGAGGGAATGAACCCATACAAAGCCGCTTTCGCGGTTTCAGGCTCGGGGCCCAAAGATCTTGCGGGCGCCATGAAGGATGCCGATGTCTTTCTCGGTCTTAGCGTTAAAGATCTTGTGTCGCCCAAAATGATCCAGTCGATGGCCGCCAAACCGATTGTATTTGCTATGGCGAATCCGGATCCAGAAATCACATATCCTGATGCCAAGAACGCCAGGCCTGACATTATTATGGCGACCGGCCGCAGTGACTATCCGAATCAGGTCAATAATGTGTTGGGATTCCCCTTTGTCTTCCGCGGCGCCCTGGATTGCTATGCCCGGTCGATCAATGAGGAGATGAAAGTGGCCGCATGCCACGCCTTGGCGAATCTGGCAAAAGAAGATGTTCCCGAGCAGGTGTGCCGCGCCTATCAGAGCCGTACTTTCCAATTCGGTCCAGACTACATCATCCCAACTCCATTTGACTATAGAGTCCTCCTGTGGGAAGCCTCCGCTGTCGCCAAGGCGGCGATGGAGACCGGCGTCGCCCAAAAACAGCTCGATCTCGATGAGTACAAGTACAAACTAGAAAGAAAACTCGGCCGCCGGTGGCAGGTTATGCAGAAAGTGGTCGTCAAGGCGAAGCGGGATCCCCGACGGATTGTCTATCCTGAGGGCACAAATCCGACAATCATTCGCGCCGCCCATCAGATGTTGGAAGAGGGAATGGTCAAGCCGGTCCTGATTGGTTCACGCCGGATGATTACTGATACGGCAAGAGAATTGGGTATCACAGAGGATCGTTGGGAAATCGTCGATCCCAGGAAGGATATGCGGAAGAGCCAATACGCGAAGGCTTATCTGAAGGCGCGACAGAGGAAGGGTATGAGTACGGCCGGCGCCGACCGGCAGATGCTGAATCCCATCATCTTCGGGACCATGATGGTCCAAGAAGGCGACGCGGATGGCATCGTGGTCGGGATCAGCGGCAATCTGGAAAGTACACTATGCCCTGCACTTGAGATCATCCCCCTCCGGACCGGCGTGAAAAAGGTTGCAGGGGTTCAGCTGGTCATGACGAAGGATCGGGTCGCCTTTTTCGCCGACACAGTTATGACGGTGGATCCGACAGCGGAAGAATTGGCTGATATCGCCTTGTTGGCCGCCTCGGTGGCGAAGGAATTTAATGAGGAGCCGATCGTGGCGATGCTGTCTTTCTCCAACTTTGGAAACTCGCGCCATCCGACCACAGAAAAGGTTCGGAGAGCCGTCGAGATTCTGAATGAGCGGAATCCGAATTTGATTGTTGATGGTGAGATTCAGGCCGACCTGGCCCTGATGCCCGACAAACTCGAGCGCTTGTATCCCTTCAGCCGCCTTGTCGGGAGCCAACCCAATGTCTTCGTTTTCCCGGATTTGAATTCCGCGAACATATCGTATAAGCTGATCCACAGTTTGACCGGGGCCGAAACAGTCGGTCCCATCATTGTAGGACCAAGCAAACCCCTGCAGATGCTGCAGCCGCAATCGGAGACGCAGGATATTCTCCATATGACGACCGTTGCTGTGGCGGAGGCGCAAGAGGTTAACAAGCATACATAA